TCTGCAACTTCTTCAGTGGCCTCTTCGGTCGCTTCAGCCATTTCTTCGGTTGCTTCTTCGGTTGCTTCTGCAACTTCTTCAGTCGCTTCCTCGGTAGCCTCTTCGGTCATTTCCTCAGTGGCTTCCTCGGTTACTTCCATAGGCTCAACTGCTTCTTCAGTGGCCTCTTCGGTCGCTTCTTCAGCCATTTCCTCGGTTGCTTCCTCAGTCGCCTCTTCGGTCATTTCCTCAGTGGCTTCTTCGGTTACTTCCATAGGCTCGATCACTTCATCGGTCGCGGTGACTTCTTCAGTCGCTTCAACAGTTGCTTCAGCTTCCTCAGTCGCCTCTTCAGTCATCTCTTCGGTTGCTTCGACTTCTTCAGTCGCTTCAACTTCTTCGGTAGCCTCTTCAGTCATTTCCTCAGTGGCTTCGACTTCTTCAGTCGCCTCTTCGGCTACTTCTTCAGTGGCTTCCTCTACAACTTCCTCAGTGGCCTCTTCAACGACCTCTTCGGTTGTCGGCGCTGCCTCGACCGTTGCTGTTGGTGTCGGTTCTCCGGACGCACAGGCGGCCAAAGCTAGGCTAAGCACCATCAGCATGATGATCAACAAACGGGTAGTTCTTGTTTTCATACGTATAACTCCTTGATGTCTGGCAGTGAATACTTATGAATAATGTGAGTACTTTGATAGGCCAGAAGCGGCACACAGGCCATAAACGGCACAATATTAAGGGGATAATTGTGCCAGAATTCCATTCATATTATCACTATGTGTTGTGATACACAACGTAATGGACGAACGTAATGTGTTTGATTTATCAACTTTTCATGCGTTTGGTTTGACTCTCATCCTCACTTAATCATTATTCGAAGCGATATTGGCTTTTTCTGCCTCTACAAAAGCTTCCAGTGTCGCTTTGTCCTGGATGTTGATGCGTGTAGCGCTGCGGTCAATCCGGCGGATCAAACCGGTTAATACATCTTTTGGACCAATTTCTACAAAAGTTGTTATGCCGTTTGCAATCATGTTCTGGATGCTGTTCGTCCATTGGACGGCACCTGTCAGTTGGCCTTCAAGCTCTTTATAAATGTCTTCTACACTTCTCAGGGGCTGGGCACTGAGATTGGCGTAAATGGGGACTGAAGGCATATTGAAAGCCGTTTTTTCAACGTGACGTTTGAATTCTGCTTCAGCCGGATGCATCAATGGGGAGTGCGTTGCAACACTGACTGCAAGGGTGATGACGCGCTTAGCCCCGGCTTGTTCGACGCGCTGACTGGCTTCTTTCAGGGCGTCCGGGTCGCCGCTGATGACCGCTTGCCCAGGGCAGTTGTCGTTTGCCAGCACGACAGGGTGCCCCAGCTCTTCAGTGACTTGCTGGCAAATCTGCTTCACTGTATCGGCATCCATCCCAATGATGGCGGCCATGGCGCCAGGATTTTTTTCGCCTGCCATGTGCATCAGCTCACCACGACGCCTGACAAGCTGGATACCGTCCTCAAAAGAAAGGGCATCTGCTGCACAGAGAGCCGTAAGCTCGCCCAGACTGTGCCCCGCATATGCGACGGGTTTCGCTTCTGGTAGCAGGTCTCGCAGAACCGTGAGTAGGGCGATGCTATATGTGAAGATCGCTGGCTGCGTGGTGGCCGTATCGTTGAGGGTTTCTTCGGGACCGTTCAACATGATATCTGATAAATTAAAATCGATGGCCTTGTCGGCGGTGGAAAAACATTGTTTTGCTTGGGGATAGTGTGCGATGAGCTCGCTGCCCATGCCAACTTCTTGTGAGCCTTGACCGGGGAAAACGAACGCTGTTGCTGACCAATCGATCGACATAAGAATGCGCTCTCCTGTGTACATCTGAATACTGACACACGACATCTCGCCCAACTTTTTGATATAAGAGATGCCTTATGTTGTGGATATGATCAGTGGCGAGTGCAATGTCCCTCTATGTTATCAATTGTCATCTAAAAAAACACCACCCAGGCAAATCCATCTGAATTCTGAGAGAGTCTGAGAGCCATATTTTGCAAGATTATCGAGAGGCCAGGCTGTGCAAGCCTGACCTCATGAGGGATATTAGCGGAGAGATTCTGCGAGTTCGACCACTTCATCCAATGTGTCGGCAATATATGATGAGACGGTTAAGCTGTAACTGAAATGATCGTCTTGCCAGTGGAGTAGGCGTTGATTCTCTGCGGACCACTGGGTGGATTCATCCCTGGGGGTGTGCCACCAGCCTGCTACGAATTGAGCCACATACTCATTGACCTTCGTATTGATGATTGTTGCATCTGGACGAACAGGCTCAGGCTCATGGGGGAGGATGTTACGGGTTTTTGAGACGATGACCAATGGCCCACGATCATTTTTGTGCTCATAGACGAGGGTGATACGCCCTTCTGCTGCGAGGATAAAAATAGGATTGAAGTGCTCTGCCTGCCATTTGAGTGCTTCAAATCCTGCGATTTCTTCTGCTTGGGTAATGCTTTCGACATTGATGAACTCTGGTTGATCATGCTGCACAAGTTGTGTTGAATCTGTAATTTCGCTATGTATAAAGAAGTCGAAGATTTCTTGTGCCCATGTTTGCAGGGGTTCGACAGCGGCGACGAGTGCGAAGATGATCACAATTGATGCAGCGACAAGCCCAAGGTGGCGATAAGTAGGTTGAATGCGGAGCTTCTCTTGCTTAGGCGATATTATCGCTGGCTGCCTTTGGGCGGAACTGTTGCGTAGTGTTTGCTCTAATTGATTGATAAAGGCTGCATCTGGTTGGTTCCTTTGGTGTAAAGCCATGAGTTCTTGTTCTAAAAGATCGGTCATGGTCGTTCCTCCTGAACAGCTAGTAATTGTCGAATATCGTCGAGCGCCCTGGAAACTAGCATTTTGACAGCCCCCTCTGACTTGTTCATGACTTCTGCAATCTCTCGAAATTTGAGTTCCCCAAAGAATCGCAACCGGAGCGCTTCGGCACGGTCTGGGTTGAGCTTTTCCAGGGTGATTGCAACATCTTCCATCCGCATCCGTTCTATAACGATTTCATCAATAGGTGGTTTGCCATCCGTTAAGGGTAA
The Phototrophicus methaneseepsis DNA segment above includes these coding regions:
- the fabD gene encoding ACP S-malonyltransferase, translating into MSIDWSATAFVFPGQGSQEVGMGSELIAHYPQAKQCFSTADKAIDFNLSDIMLNGPEETLNDTATTQPAIFTYSIALLTVLRDLLPEAKPVAYAGHSLGELTALCAADALSFEDGIQLVRRRGELMHMAGEKNPGAMAAIIGMDADTVKQICQQVTEELGHPVVLANDNCPGQAVISGDPDALKEASQRVEQAGAKRVITLAVSVATHSPLMHPAEAEFKRHVEKTAFNMPSVPIYANLSAQPLRSVEDIYKELEGQLTGAVQWTNSIQNMIANGITTFVEIGPKDVLTGLIRRIDRSATRINIQDKATLEAFVEAEKANIASNND